The proteins below are encoded in one region of Hordeum vulgare subsp. vulgare chromosome 3H, MorexV3_pseudomolecules_assembly, whole genome shotgun sequence:
- the LOC123443446 gene encoding replication protein A 14 kDa subunit-like: MDSDASFRSAIVNGETLKMFVGQRVRTVLKVQHTQGGLLVGQSTDGHQLTIRGATEGLMSNYLEVIGIADNDQSITAESSKDFGEDFDADVFNGLCKLVVNGKVKEVVL; encoded by the exons ATGGACAGTGATGCGTCATTTCGTTCAGCAATCGTTAATGGAGAGACCCTCAAGATGTTTGTTGGGCAAAGAGTGCGCACAGTACTTAAAGTCCAGCACACTCAAGGTGGACTTCTTGTTGGGCAGTCGACTGATGGACATCAGTTGACCATCAGAGGTGCCACGGAAGGCCTTATGTCAAATTATCTAGAGGTTATTGGGATTGCTGACAACGACCAGTCCATCACTGCTGAAAGTTCCAAAGAttttggtgaagactttg ATGCTGATGTGTTCAATGGGCTGTGCAAGCTTGTGGTGAACGGCAAGGTGAAGGAAGTTGTACTGTAG